A section of the Schistocerca gregaria isolate iqSchGreg1 unplaced genomic scaffold, iqSchGreg1.2 ptg000949l, whole genome shotgun sequence genome encodes:
- the LOC126325953 gene encoding uncharacterized protein LOC126325953 isoform X1, with amino-acid sequence MEYCTGGNVAIVGGGQLALMMVQAANRIGVKTTVLTKESDCPCSFIDTNLSLFDPSYFSSSWGNKAIEELDPPPSVVTFDYEGVDVSGASRNLPGYIICPSVECLSIIQNKFKQKTFFKEKGIPTAQFSSIQKTYERGVFPFLIKSNFGSYDGRGVIFVGSKSEMPAMEELDNHYVEEYVNFDKELSVIVARRRCPVKDAPDLTDFDQSGFRFVKHEVEVFNYPVTESFHCNGILHVSKAPADIHPSIKREAEELACRTIAALPVERGPDGKDTTAGIFGVELFLVFDTKEDKESSKPNFKLFVNEICCRPHNTGHYTMDACLVSQFEQHLRCILSIPLKPMVMREKYALMINALGNSKLGIQSLLDCFQKSETLPANVHVYTYRKKFMEGRKLGHINIVGSTLEAIKEGWSHVMKYKWFGDDFLKTLDQEALLRWEEATNSRATKIHNAVDNQPLVSIIMGSISDLEVMTGASSLLSSMQIPFEMTIVSAHRTPERLYEYASSVMKRGIKVVIAGAGGAAHLPGMVSSLTSVPVIGVPVKSRALLGIDSLLSIVQMPPDIPVATMAIDNSKNAAVLAARILGLSNPAILDAVKAFEQASKDKVFESIKQIDEKKPN; translated from the exons ATGGAGTATTGTACAGGTGGCAATGTCGCAATTGTCGGCGGAGGCCAACTCGCCTTGATGATGGTTCAAGCTGCTAATCGAATAGGTGTAAAAACGACTGTTCTGACTAAGGAAAGTGATTGTCCATGCTCGTTTATTGATACTAATTTATCATTATTTGATCCATCTTATTTCTCTTCCAGTTGGGGGAACAAAGCAATTGAAGAGCTAGA CCCCCCTCCTAGTGTCGTCACGTTCGACTACGAAGGCGTAGATGTTAGTGGGGCGAGCCGTAATTTACCGGGATATATTATTTGCCCATCGGTCGAATGTCTTTCAAtaattcaaaataaatttaaacagaagACGTTTTTTAAAGAGAAAGGCATCCCTACTGCGCAATTTAGTTCAATACAGAAGACCTATGAAAGGGGGGTATTTCCCTTCCTTATCAAGTCTAATTTCGGAAGTTATGATGGTCGTGGCGTAATTTTCGTGGGTTCCAAATCAGAAATGCCTGCAATGGAAGAACTTGATAACCATTATGTTGAAGAATATGTGAATTTCGATAAAGAGCTTTCAGTGATAGTTGCTAGACGTCGCTGCCCCGTTAAAGATGCGCCTGACTTAACGGATTTTGATCAATCAGGTTTTCGATTTGTAAAACATGAAGTGGAAGTCTTCAATTATCCTGTCACTGAATCGTTCCACTGCAACGGTATTCTGCACGTTTCAAAGGCACCAGCCGATATACACCCGTCTATCAAAAGGGAGGCCGAAGAGCTTGCCTGCAGAACTATTGCGGCGTTACCCGTTGAACGCGGGCCAGACGGCAAAGACACAACTGCTGGGATCTTCGGCGTTGAGCTCTTCTTGGTTTTTGATACTAAAGAAGATAAAGAGAGCAGCAAACCTAATTTCAAACTCTTTGTTAACGAAATTTGCTGCCGCCCTCACAACACCGGTCACTACACTATGGATGCTTGTCTTGTTTCCCAATTTGAGCAACACCTACGGTGTATTCTTTCTATTCCTCTGAAGCCCATGGTTATGAGGGAAAAGTACGCATTGATGATCAACGCCTTGGGAAATTCCAAACTAGGCATCCAGTCTCTGTTAGATTGCTTTCAGAAATCAGAGACATTGCCAGCAAATGTTCATGTCTATACATATAGAAAGAAATTCATGGAAGGTCGAAAATTGGGACACATCAATATAGTAGGGTCTACTCTTGAAGCAATTAAGGAAGGTTGGTCTCACGTAATGAAATACAAATGGTTTGGAGACGACTTTTTGAAAACTCTAGACCAAGAAGCGTTACTTAGATGGGAGGAAGCCACCAATTCGCGGGCTACAAAAATACATAACGCTGTTGATAATCAACCTCTTGTTAGCATCATCATGGGATCTATTTCTGATTTGGAAGTTATGACAGGTGCATCATCGTTGCTGTCAAGCATGCAAATTCCCTTCGAAATGACCATTGTCTCTGCTCACCGTACTCCAGAGAGACTGTACGAATATGCATCATCCGTCATGAAGAGGGGCATTAAGGTTGTCATTGCCGGCGCGGGGGGCGCTGCTCACCTCCCGGGCATGGTttcctccttgacatctgtaccgGTCATAGGGGTTCCTGTCAAGTCAAGGGCTCTTCTTGGAATCGACTCATTGCTCAGCATCGTCCAAATGCCACCGGATATTCCGGTTGCTACCATGGCTATTGATAATTCGAAGAACGCTGCGGTACTAGCAGCCAGGATTCTGGGCTTGAGCAATCCAGCTATTCTCGATGCAGTAAAGGCTTTCGAACAAGCATCCAAAGACAAGGTGTTTGAATCTATTAAACAGATAGATGAAAAAAAGCCCAATTAA
- the LOC126325953 gene encoding sphingolipid delta(4)-desaturase DES1-like isoform X2, translated as MELNNKKDPLKDTFTWVYDEEPHATRRREILREHPEIRSLFGIDTKSKYWITLTVSLQVLTAVFMRDASWTFLLITSYIWGGTLNHSLSLGIHELSHNLMFSKPIHNTFFSFFANLPIAVPYSITFQKYHMMHHQYQGQYNIDPDLPMAWEGYFFNSASTKALFLFAQPLIYTLVPLANQYLPFTYLELLQMVIQFTFDFLVVYLFGIRSLIYLLCSTFFGSSLHPMAGHFVSEHYEWVKGQETYSYYGPLNKVTYNAGYHYEHHDFPRVPGSRLVHLKAIAPEYYDHLYSHKSWVAVMLRFIFDPSISPFSRIIRPSKRGLYKHSSNTHEKRTNEVK; from the exons ATGGAATTGAATAACAAAAAGGATCCCTTGAAAGACACGTTTACATGGGTATATGACGAAGAGCCTCATGCAACTCGAAGGAGAGAGATTCTACGAGAGCATCCTGAAATACGCAGCTTGTTTGGAATAGACACCAAGTCCAAGTATTGGATTACACTCACAGTATCTCTGCAAGTGCTCACGGCAGTGTTCATGAGAGACGCGTCATGGACATTTCTACTGATAACGTCATACATCTGGGGAGGCACCTTGAACCATTCTCTGTCGCTGGGTATTCATGAGTTGTCTCACAATCTGATGTTCTCAAAACCAATTCATaacactttcttcagtttttttgCCAATCTACCTATAGCTGTGCCCTACTCAAT AACGTTTCAAAAGTACCATATGATGCACCACCAATATCAG GGACAATACAACATTGACCCAGACCTACCCATGGCCTGGGAAGGGTACTTCTTTAACAGTGCCAGTACTAAGGCACTCTTCTTGTTCGCTCAGCCGCTGATCTACACGCTGGTTCCGCTAGCGAACCAGTACCTGCCATTCACATACTTAGAACTCCTACAAATGGTCATCCAATTCACCTTCGACTTTCTTGTTGTTTATCTTTTTGGCATTCGATCGCTGATTTATTTGTTATGCTCAACCTTTTTTGGCTCGTCGTTGCATCCTATGGCCGGTCACTTCGTATCAGAACACTACGAATGGGTCAAAGGACAGGAGACGTATTCGTACTACGGCCCCCTAAATAAAGTCACCTACAACGCCGGCTACCACTATGAGCACCACGACTTCCCTCGTGTCCCGGGCTCTAGACTGGTCCATCTCAAGGCTATTGCGCCGGAGTACTACGACCATCTGTACAGTCACAAAAGTTGGGTGGCTGTTATGCTTCGCTTCATTTTTGATCCAAGTATATCACCCTTTTCGCGCATCATCAGACCAAGCAAGCGTGGTTTGTACAAACACTCTTCTAATACGCACGAAAAACGAACAAATGAAGTGAAATAA
- the LOC126325937 gene encoding LOW QUALITY PROTEIN: uncharacterized protein LOC126325937 (The sequence of the model RefSeq protein was modified relative to this genomic sequence to represent the inferred CDS: inserted 1 base in 1 codon; deleted 1 base in 1 codon), with amino-acid sequence MPHPLLEESSFSTXFPKYREKYLQGVWPLVTSRLKEYGIDCELNLFEGSMTVRTTRKTWDPYAIIKARDFIKLLARSVPVAQASKIMQDDVSCDIIKIGNILRNKERFARRRQRLLGPNGATLKAIELLTKCYVLIQGNTVAAMGSFQGLKWVRRIVIDCMKNIHPIYNIKELMIRRELLKNPALTHENWDRFLPKFKRKTSRGKTSNQVQNKSPFPDPPVPSKVDLELESGEYWMKEAERKRAKMEKIKEKQKQVMLERQKEKGQVFIPPKEEKSKKNREVQSEISEKKQRKESAEDTLKMTKALREKLSERKNKKRERIESGDYISKKKKQVMHKVQRVIQRKRGVRWRPRQIGRTPLPEARPVWTIVI; translated from the exons ATGCCACACCCGCTTCTGGAAGAAAGCTCGTTCTCGA CTTTTCCGAAATACCGAGAAAAATATTTACAAGGCGTCTGGCCACTG GTGACTAGTCGGCTCAAGGAATATGGGATTGACTGCGAGCTTAATCTGTTCGAGGGTTCTATGACGGTTCGAACCACACGAAAGACGTGGGATCCTTACGCAATCATTAAAGCACGGGATTTCATTAAGCTGCTGGCGCGAAGCGTGCCTGTCGCTCAAGCGTCCAAAATCATGCAAGACGATGTATCGTGCGACATCATCAAAATCGGCAACATTTTGCGCAACAAGGAGAGGTTTGCGCGTCGCCGCCAACGGTTACTGGGTCCCAACGGGGCAACACTGAAGGCCATCGAACTCCTGACTAAGTGCTACGTGCTGATTCAGGGTAATACCGTGGCAGCAATGGGAAGCTTTCAAGGTCTTAAGTGGGTCAGACGGATTGTCATAGACTGCATGAAAAACATCCACCCTATTTATAACATCAAGGAGCTGATGATCCGACGAGAACTGCTAAAAAATCCGGCCTTGACGCACGAAAACTGGGACCGATTCCTGCCTAAATTCAAAAGAAAAACGTCAAGAGGAAAAACCTCAAACCAAGTCCAAAACAAGTCTCCGTTCCCAGATCCGCCAGTGCCCAGCAAGGTGGATTTGGAGCTCGAGTCTGGA GAGTATTGGATGAAGGAGGCAGAGCGAAAGCGCGCTAAGATGGAAAAGATCAAAGAAAAGCAGAAACAGGTCATGTTGGAACGTCAAAAAGAAAAAGGTCAAGTGTTTATTCCGCCCAAGGAAGAGAAGTCCAAGAAAAACCGCGAGGTACAATCCGAAATCAgtgaaaaaaagcaaagaaaagaatCTGCGGAAGACACACTCAAAATGACGAAGGCTTTGCGCGAAAAACTGTccgaaagaaagaacaaaaaaagaGAAAGGATCGAAAGCGGTGACTATATatcgaagaaaaaaaaacaagtcaTGCACAAAGTTCAGCGCGTGATTCAACGGAAGCGGGGCGTGAGATGGCGACCAAGACAGATCGGTCGTACGCCTCTGCCTGAAGCTCGCCCCGTATGGACAATAGTCATTTGA